The Streptomyces vinaceus genome contains the following window.
GCGCCGCCGGGCGTCCGGCCGGATCACCGCCGAGGTGCCGGGCACCCGGTGTCGCCGGCCGGCAGGGCGCCGTCCAGCAGGTAGTCCTCGACGTACGCGTCGACGCACGCGTTGCCGTTCTGGAACTGGCCGTGGTCGCCGCCCTCCACGGTCACCAGCCGGGATCCGGCCAGCCCGCGGTGGGCGCGCACAGCGGCCTCGTAGTACGTCGCGGGGTCGTTCTTCGAGTTGAGCATCAGCACCGGCGGCAGCCCCTCGCCGGTGACCTTGACGCGCGGGGCCTTCGAGCGCGGCCAGTTCGCGCAGACCGAGGCGTACGTCAACTCCCGCGCACCGGCCAGCGGATGGGCGCGGGTGGCCTCGGCGCTCTCCCGGACCCAGTATCGGCCGTCGCGGTTCCACGGGGTGTCCCCGCAGGTGACCGCGGAGAAGTCGGCGATGAACTCCGCGCCCATGGGGTGCCGCAGCCTGTCGGCGACGGCCTTCCGCGTCTGCGCCGACGCCTGTCCGGGATGGTCCAGGAAGCCGAGGAGGGCGGCGAGGTCCGCGAACTGCCTCTCGTTGTACAGGGCGTTGGTGGCCGCCGTGTCGAGGTGGCTGGGCGTGACGAGCGTGCCCTCGACGTCCAGCGGCCGGTCGCGCAGGGCGGCACGCAACCGCTCGTAGGAGGCCTTCGCCTCCTCGGGGGTGCGCCCCTGGTGGTACGTGGCGTCGTTGGCCGCCAGCCACGGCAGGAAGTCCTGGTCGAAGCGGCGCTGGAAGCTCATCGGCTGCCCGGTCAGGAAGGACTGCCAGTCCCCGGTGAAGTCGATGTTGCTGTCGAGGACGATCCGCTCCACGCGGCGCGGGAACCCGGTCGCGTAGTACGCCCCGAGGAAGGTGGCGTACGAGGGGCCGTAGTACGAGATCCTCTCCGCCCCGAGCAGCTCCCGGTACAGGTCCATGTCGTGCACGGCCTGGTCGGTGGTGATGTACGGCAGCAGGGCGCCCGAGGCGCGCTCGCAGTCCCGTACGAACTCCCGCGCGCGGTCGAAGGTCCGCCGGACGGCGGCCGCCGAACGGTCGCGCGGGTCGTCGGCGCCGCCGAACATGGCGTCGACCTCGTCCTGGTCCGAACAGACGACCTTCGTGCTCGCGCCCACGCCCCGCTGGTCGAAGGAGACGATGTCGTACGCGGCCGCCAGCTTCGGACTGTACGAGGCGAGACGGGCCGGCCGGGGGAGCCCCGAGGCGCCGGGGCCGCCCGCCGCCATCATGAGCACGCCCCGCCGCTTCGCCGGATCGGCCGCGCGGTGCCGGGAGACGGCGACGGTCAGGTCCGGCCCGGCGTCCGGGTGGTACCAGTCCCGGGGCACGGACATCGAGGCGCACTCCAGTGAACCGCCCGCGCAGGGCTGCCAGTCGAGCAGCTGCCGGCGGTATCGGTCCGGCACCGGCGCGATCGCGGGGCCGGCCGCCGAGCGGCCCGCCGCGCCCGCGGCGCTCGCAGTGCCCGCGGCGCTCGCCGGGCCGGTGGGCAGGGCCGCTGCGGCGAGCAGTGTGCAGGCGGCGGCCGTGAGCCAACGCCCGGGCCTCTTGAACACGTGCATGTCTGAACTCCCCCTGGGATACGGCTGGTCCCCTTGATCGTCCCGCGCGGGCCACCGCGCGCTCGATATCCCGGTCACCCGTATCCGTGGTGGTGCCAGTGCCACCGTTCGACCTGTGCGAAGGGCTTTGCCCGGGGGAGGGGAGTCCGTAGCAGAACCGATACTTCAGGCCTCTGTGACGCGTATCGCACGCAGCGCTACATTGCCCACGCCCCGCTGCTGCGGGGAGGCGCGGGCCGTACGGCCGGGGGAGGGGCATCGACGATGGGCTCTGGAGTCTTCGCGAAGCTGGGGAGCGCGATCACGGTCAAGACGGCCGCCGTGGCCGCCGCGGGCGCCCTGGTCGTGACCGGCGCGGTGGGGGCCGGTGTATGGGCGCTGGGGGGCGGCCCGCACCTGGCGGTCGTCCAGCGCAGCGTCTCCGTACCGGTGGCGGCGGGAGGCGAGCAGTCCGCCGTCGCCGCCTGCCAGAGCCACGAGAAGGCGCTCGGCGGCGGGTACGCCATCACCGGGACGGGCTTCGCCACGAGCAGCCTCTTCGTGGGCGACGCCTGGCTGGCGGCCGCGTACAACCCGGACGCCGCACCCGCCACCCTCACCTCGTATGCGCTGTGCGTCAACGCGAAACCGGAGTTCCGCGCCGGCGCCGCCTGGTCCGAGCAGGTGCACGCCTTCCAGGACCGGGGCAACAAGATGCTCGCCGCCAGCGGCGGCGGGACGATCCACGACCTCACGACCGACGGGCCGTTCGTGGACGCGGCCAAGCACGGCTCCGCCTCGCCGTCCTGCCCCGGCGACTTCACCTCGCTGGGCACCGAGTTCCGGTCGGCCCGCACCGTGACGGGCCGCGGCGTCGCGCCGGTCCCGCTCGACAGCCTGACCACGAAGTCGGCGTACACCGACGCCGCCAAGTCCGTCCCGTACGTCAGGCTCAACCCGGGCACCCGGCTGAGCGGCGCCGTCTTCCCGGTCCACACCTCCGAGTTCATCACGCACCAGACCCGGATCGAGGACCCGCAGCCGGCTGAGGCGAACTACGCGGTCAGCGTGCGGCCGATCTGCGTGCGGCTGGCGAGCGTGTCCGTGGCCACCGTCCGGGTGGCGGTGGCCGCGGGCGGCAGTGCGGACGCGGCCGTGTCCTGCCCCAAGGGGAAGCTGGTCGTCGGCGGCGGCTTCCAGTTCCCCGCCCTCAACGAGACGGCCGGCTCGGACGCTCCGACGCGTTTCTTCGGCGACGGCTGGCTGTACGCGCCGTCCGACGCCCCGGCCGCGTCCGGCGAGCCCTCGGGCCACAAGGTGACGGCCTGGCACGTCACCGGCAGGAACCAGCAGAAGGCAGGTCTCGACTACCACAACTCGGTCTGGATCGAGCACAGCGACCGGGAGACACTCACCGGCAACGGCTACTTCGACTCGCACCGCCGCGGCCCGGACGACCAGGAACTGAACGTCTCGCCGGTGCCGGACAGCCAGGAACTGGTCGCCACCGCCGTGTGCGCCACGATCGACGCCGAGCCCACCGAGCCGGCCGAGGCCCCCGTCCCGCCCACCGTCTCCCGCCCCGAACTGCCGCACGCGCTCGATCCGGGGCCCGGCACGCCGGACGGCAAGGCATCCGAGCCGCCCTCGTCCTCGCCCTCCGCCCCGGCTGCCGGTGCTTCGCCGTCCACGAGCCCGTCCGCCGCGCCCGGTACGACTCCCACGCCCGGCGGCCCCAACAGCCCCGGAACCCCGACCCAGGGCGGCCCGAGCCGGCCGGGCACCCCGTCGCAGAGCGGTCCGCCGACCCGGCAGCAGCCGCAGGCCCCGGCGGTGGCCATCCGGCAGCCGTCGGCCGACGGCCAACTGCGCCGGGGCTGCGAGGAGTCGTTCGCCGCGACGGCCCGGACCCGCCCGGACGACCGGCCCCTCACCGACCCGCAGTACACGAGCTGGCGGATCGCCGGGCCGAACGGGCCGGTGACGCTGGGCGCGGGCGCGTCGGGCCGCTTCCTGGTCCCGCTGCTCCCCGACGGGACGTACGAGCTGGTGTTCACCGCGACCGATCCGGCGGCCGGCGTCACCGGCAGCGCGGAGGTCTCCGTCAGGATCGTCGGCTGCATCCGCTGACGGGGTGGCCGGGGCCCGGGACGAAGAGGATCATGAGGGGGCGCCGGGCCGCCGGGCCCCGCCCCGCCACCGATTCCAGGAGGTACGTGTGTCTGCCGCGTCGAGCACAGCGTCGAGTTACGCATCCGGGGTCTTCGAAGTACCGCTGCTGGGCGACACGATCGGCGAGAACCTGGACCGCACCGTCCGCCGCTTCCCCGACCGCGACGCCCTCGTCGACCTGGCCGCCGGACGCCGTTGGACGTACGCGGAGTTCGCCGCCGACGTCGACGCCCTCGCGCTCGGCCTGCTGGACCTGGGCATCGCCAAGGGGGACCGGGTCGGGATCTGGGCCCCCAACCGCGGCGAGTGGACGCTGGTGCAGTACGCCACCGCCAAGATCGGGGCGATCCTCGTCACCGTCAACCCGGCGTACCGCTCGCACGAGGTGGAGTACGTCCTGCGCCAGGCCGGGATCCGGCTGCTCGTCGCGGCGGAGCGCTTCAAGTCCTCCGACTACGCCGGGATGATCGAGGAGGTCGCGCCGGGCTGCCCGGACCTGGAGTTCACCGTCCTGCTGGAGTCGCCGCAGTGGACCTCACTCCTGGAGCGGGGCCGCGGCGGCGACCCGGCCGACCTCGTACGGGCGGCGGCGGAGCTGAGCGCCGACGACCCGGTCAACATCCAGTACACCTCGGGGACGACGGGCTTCCCCAAGGGGGCGACCCTCTCGCACCACAACATCCTCAACAACGGTTTCTTCGTCGGGGAGTTGTGCCACTACACGGAACAGGACCGGGTCTGCATCCCGGTGCCCTTCTACCACTGCTTCGGGATGGTGATGGGCAACCTCGCCTGCACCAGCCACGGGGCGGCCATGGTCATCCCGGCGCCCGCCTTCGACCCGCGGGCCACCCTCGCCGCGGTCGAGGCCGAGTCCTGCACCTCCCTGTACGGGGTCCCCACGATGTTCATCGCCGAGCTCGCCGCGCCCGGATTCGACGCGTACGACCTGTCCAGCCTGCGTACGGGCATCATGGCGGGCTCTCCCTGCCCGGTCGAGGTGATGAAGGAGGTCATCGACCGCATGGGCATGCGCGAGGTGTCCATCTGCTACGGGATGACGGAGACCTCGCCGGTGTCCACGCAGACCCGCGCCGACGACTCGGTCGAGCGCAGGGTCTCCACGGTGGGCCGCGTCGGCCCCCACCTGGAGGTCAAGGTGGTCGATCCGCAGTCGGGGCGGACCGTACGGCGCGGGGAGCCCGGGGAGCTGTGCACCCGCGGCTACTCGGTGATGCTCGGCTACTGGGGCGAGCCGGAGCGCACCGCCGAGGCCGTCGACGCCGCCCGCTGGATGCACACCGGCGACTTGGCGGTGATGGACGAGGACGGCTACCTGAGCATCACGGGCCGCATCAAGGACATGGTGATCCGGGGCGGGGAGAACGTGTACCCGCGTGAGGTCGAGGAGTTCCTCCACGGCCATCCGGACGTCCTGGACGTGCAGGTCATCGGGGTCCCCGACGCCAAGTACGGGGAGGAGCTGATGGCATGGGTGCGGATGCGCGAGGGGGCACCGCCGCTGACCGCGGAAGCCGTCCGCGCGTACTGTGACGGACGGCTGGCCCACTTCAAGATCCCGCGGTACGTGC
Protein-coding sequences here:
- a CDS encoding alpha/beta hydrolase, whose amino-acid sequence is MHVFKRPGRWLTAAACTLLAAAALPTGPASAAGTASAAGAAGRSAAGPAIAPVPDRYRRQLLDWQPCAGGSLECASMSVPRDWYHPDAGPDLTVAVSRHRAADPAKRRGVLMMAAGGPGASGLPRPARLASYSPKLAAAYDIVSFDQRGVGASTKVVCSDQDEVDAMFGGADDPRDRSAAAVRRTFDRAREFVRDCERASGALLPYITTDQAVHDMDLYRELLGAERISYYGPSYATFLGAYYATGFPRRVERIVLDSNIDFTGDWQSFLTGQPMSFQRRFDQDFLPWLAANDATYHQGRTPEEAKASYERLRAALRDRPLDVEGTLVTPSHLDTAATNALYNERQFADLAALLGFLDHPGQASAQTRKAVADRLRHPMGAEFIADFSAVTCGDTPWNRDGRYWVRESAEATRAHPLAGARELTYASVCANWPRSKAPRVKVTGEGLPPVLMLNSKNDPATYYEAAVRAHRGLAGSRLVTVEGGDHGQFQNGNACVDAYVEDYLLDGALPAGDTGCPAPRR
- a CDS encoding AMP-binding protein translates to MSAASSTASSYASGVFEVPLLGDTIGENLDRTVRRFPDRDALVDLAAGRRWTYAEFAADVDALALGLLDLGIAKGDRVGIWAPNRGEWTLVQYATAKIGAILVTVNPAYRSHEVEYVLRQAGIRLLVAAERFKSSDYAGMIEEVAPGCPDLEFTVLLESPQWTSLLERGRGGDPADLVRAAAELSADDPVNIQYTSGTTGFPKGATLSHHNILNNGFFVGELCHYTEQDRVCIPVPFYHCFGMVMGNLACTSHGAAMVIPAPAFDPRATLAAVEAESCTSLYGVPTMFIAELAAPGFDAYDLSSLRTGIMAGSPCPVEVMKEVIDRMGMREVSICYGMTETSPVSTQTRADDSVERRVSTVGRVGPHLEVKVVDPQSGRTVRRGEPGELCTRGYSVMLGYWGEPERTAEAVDAARWMHTGDLAVMDEDGYLSITGRIKDMVIRGGENVYPREVEEFLHGHPDVLDVQVIGVPDAKYGEELMAWVRMREGAPPLTAEAVRAYCDGRLAHFKIPRYVHVVEEFPMTVTGKVRKVEMRETAARLLGPSS